A part of Paenibacillus sp. sptzw28 genomic DNA contains:
- a CDS encoding glycoside hydrolase family 97 N-terminal domain-containing protein: MDKRRRFPNDAAAIENDHYNALKVSMKVGKGRILQLEFRAYNEGAAFRYILPEQPHLGPSVVITGECSQFNLPQGCIAYEHRGAEGEYHPVAVSELKPDCERPLTVVFPDGTYAAITEAGLVDHPRMLLAPDIEQRCAAQPA; this comes from the coding sequence ATAGACAAGAGGCGGCGCTTCCCAAATGATGCTGCGGCTATCGAGAATGATCACTATAACGCGCTGAAGGTAAGCATGAAGGTTGGGAAGGGCCGCATTCTGCAGCTTGAATTCCGGGCTTACAATGAAGGAGCCGCTTTCCGCTATATCCTGCCTGAACAGCCGCATTTGGGTCCAAGTGTCGTCATAACGGGGGAATGCAGCCAGTTTAATTTGCCGCAGGGTTGCATTGCATATGAGCACCGCGGCGCGGAGGGGGAATACCATCCTGTCGCCGTCAGCGAATTAAAGCCTGATTGCGAGCGTCCGCTCACTGTCGTGTTTCCGGATGGAACTTATGCTGCGATCACCGAAGCAGGACTTGTGGATCATCCGCGGATGCTGCTGGCTCCCGATATAGAGCAGCGGTGCGCTGCTCAGCCAGCTTAG
- a CDS encoding HesB/YadR/YfhF family protein, whose translation MSMLVEPSAAHWYKKEMSLAEGDCLRIFVRLGGCESAQPGYSLGIMKDLPVNPAFKLVVEGIIFYIEENNLWYLDNKDLRIRFDEHMDDIMMEVV comes from the coding sequence ATGAGCATGTTGGTGGAGCCGTCGGCGGCGCACTGGTATAAGAAGGAGATGTCTTTGGCGGAGGGTGACTGCTTAAGAATATTCGTGCGGCTCGGCGGCTGTGAAAGTGCCCAGCCGGGTTACTCGCTCGGCATTATGAAAGATTTACCGGTTAATCCGGCGTTTAAGCTGGTTGTGGAAGGTATCATATTCTATATCGAGGAGAATAACCTTTGGTATTTGGATAATAAGGATCTTCGAATCCGGTTTGACGAGCATATGGATGATATCATGATGGAAGTCGTATGA
- a CDS encoding ABC transporter ATP-binding protein, with protein MLAVMYKLGWFFKLEKKRYAVAIVLLITCGIIEVFPPMMVGTAIDSIHNGSLTWDSLMLTLGQLGVIAAATYIISYYWLSKLLGGAFVVERMMRSQLMRHFLRMTPTFYERNRTGDLMARATNDLQAMSQTAGFGILTFVDSTVWMATLLITMTVFVSWKLTLVSILPLPLMAVLVAMYGKWIHKRFTAAQDAFGDMNDGVLETVSGTRVIRAYVQERAAEKRFAGVTEDVLAKNIAVVRIDSLFEPTVKIFVGASYLIGLSFGAYLVYHNELTIGKLISFNVYLGMLIWPMFAIGEMINIMQRGNASLDRVNETLGCKPDVPDPADTIPVAEPGPIEFKDVTFRYPSATSDNLSSVSFTILRGQTLGIVGRTGSGKTTLIKQLLREYPPSAGAVMISGVPIDRIDMDRLKSWYGYVPQEQFLFSRTVKQNILFGRDEAGEDELNRAITASAFEKDLSFLPDGLSTLVGEKGVALSGGQKQRVSIARALIADPDILMLDDAMSAVDARTEAEIIANIRSERAGKTTLIVTHRLSGIQHADWILVLDDGRIAEQGTHVTLMQSGGWYKEQYERQQMEVGT; from the coding sequence ATGCTCGCGGTAATGTATAAGCTTGGCTGGTTCTTCAAATTGGAGAAGAAAAGATATGCCGTTGCAATTGTGCTGCTGATCACTTGCGGCATTATCGAGGTGTTTCCACCGATGATGGTCGGCACCGCCATCGATTCCATTCATAATGGCAGCTTGACTTGGGACAGTCTTATGTTGACCCTGGGACAGCTCGGAGTCATTGCTGCTGCGACTTATATTATTAGCTATTACTGGCTTTCAAAGCTGCTTGGCGGCGCATTCGTCGTCGAGCGTATGATGCGTTCGCAGCTCATGAGGCACTTTCTGCGCATGACGCCGACGTTCTATGAACGAAACAGGACGGGCGATTTAATGGCCCGAGCTACGAATGATTTACAGGCCATGTCGCAGACGGCGGGCTTTGGAATTCTTACTTTTGTAGATTCGACGGTTTGGATGGCGACGCTCTTGATCACGATGACGGTATTCGTTTCGTGGAAGCTCACGCTCGTATCCATTCTGCCGCTTCCATTGATGGCTGTTCTTGTAGCCATGTACGGCAAATGGATTCATAAACGGTTTACAGCCGCGCAGGACGCGTTCGGAGACATGAACGACGGCGTGCTGGAAACGGTCTCGGGAACACGGGTCATCCGCGCGTATGTGCAGGAAAGGGCGGCCGAGAAACGGTTTGCGGGTGTGACGGAGGACGTGCTGGCCAAAAATATCGCAGTCGTAAGGATCGATTCGCTGTTCGAGCCTACAGTCAAAATCTTCGTAGGGGCCAGCTACCTGATCGGCCTCAGCTTTGGCGCCTATCTCGTTTATCATAACGAGCTGACGATAGGCAAGCTGATTTCGTTTAACGTATATCTCGGCATGCTCATTTGGCCGATGTTCGCAATAGGGGAAATGATCAATATCATGCAGCGGGGCAACGCTTCTCTGGATCGTGTTAACGAAACGCTGGGCTGTAAGCCGGATGTTCCTGACCCTGCAGACACGATACCTGTCGCTGAGCCGGGACCGATCGAATTCAAGGATGTGACATTCCGGTATCCAAGTGCGACGAGCGACAATTTGAGCAGCGTGTCGTTCACCATCCTGCGGGGGCAGACGCTCGGCATCGTGGGGCGGACCGGAAGCGGCAAGACGACCCTGATCAAGCAGCTGCTGCGGGAATATCCGCCGAGCGCGGGAGCGGTGATGATATCAGGTGTGCCGATTGACCGGATCGATATGGACCGGCTGAAGTCATGGTATGGTTATGTGCCGCAGGAGCAGTTTCTGTTCTCGCGCACCGTCAAGCAGAATATTCTATTCGGCCGGGATGAAGCTGGAGAGGATGAGCTGAACCGGGCAATTACCGCATCCGCTTTCGAGAAGGATCTGTCCTTTCTGCCTGACGGTCTGTCGACACTGGTGGGCGAGAAGGGCGTCGCGCTGTCGGGCGGACAGAAGCAGCGCGTTTCGATTGCAAGAGCGTTGATCGCCGATCCTGATATATTGATGCTGGACGATGCAATGTCGGCGGTCGATGCCCGAACGGAGGCTGAAATCATCGCGAACATCAGAAGCGAACGCGCCGGCAAGACGACGCTCATCGTCACGCACCGGCTGTCCGGTATTCAGCATGCCGACTGGATTCTTGTGCTGGATGACGGACGGATTGCTGAGCAGGGCACGCATGTAACGCTAATGCAATCAGGCGGGTGGTACAAAGAGCAGTATGAACGGCAGCAGATGGAAGTTGGAACTTAA
- a CDS encoding CAP domain-containing protein, with amino-acid sequence MTKQLLAVLAFLSLFLGTAEAVSAQGRQEPDTYSVNRGDNLWEISLRYKVRLSDIIKANPQIKDPHWVYPGEQITVPLRMLSMNIMPIGNEVVRLVNQERANAGLNPLTMNWELSRVAFFKAEDMRDRAYFAHNSPIYGSPFDMIRAFRIGYSAAGENIAAGQASAQDVMNAWMNSPAHRQNILSPNYSQIGIGYCEGGSMRYYWSQMFINP; translated from the coding sequence ATGACAAAACAACTTCTCGCCGTACTTGCCTTCCTTTCACTGTTTCTTGGAACGGCTGAAGCCGTAAGCGCGCAGGGCAGACAGGAACCGGATACCTACAGCGTAAACCGGGGTGACAACCTATGGGAAATCTCACTCCGATATAAGGTCCGATTGTCGGACATCATTAAAGCTAACCCGCAAATTAAGGACCCGCATTGGGTTTACCCGGGGGAACAAATAACGGTGCCGCTGCGCATGCTGAGCATGAACATCATGCCGATTGGAAACGAGGTCGTCAGGCTCGTCAATCAGGAGAGAGCAAATGCGGGATTGAATCCGCTGACGATGAACTGGGAGCTCTCCCGGGTTGCTTTCTTTAAAGCGGAGGACATGCGCGACCGCGCATATTTTGCGCACAATTCTCCGATTTACGGCAGCCCCTTCGATATGATCAGAGCATTTCGGATTGGCTACTCGGCCGCCGGAGAGAATATCGCCGCGGGCCAAGCCAGTGCGCAGGATGTAATGAACGCATGGATGAACAGCCCCGCTCACCGGCAGAACATCCTGAGCCCCAATTATTCACAAATCGGCATCGGATATTGCGAAGGCGGTTCGATGCGCTATTACTGGTCGCAAATGTTTATCAATCCATAA
- a CDS encoding ABC transporter ATP-binding protein, with protein MQVKAQLILALLMLTVAVGTELAGPLVAKQLIDVHITGIEQPWYAAQPEGRYAVSYEAGVYKRADHFAVGEGRGKEVRVLQVGRDYYFIPSAIAFDGSRTALGDGKIEISRGEESVTYNASKLNTAQLYRFFQPELGGLLQLCWYYLGLLMLSAGFSYGQRYLLQGSANRIIRNMRKDVFGHINRLPVRYFDNLPAGKIVSRITNDTEAIRELYVTVLANFFTGTVYMTGIFAALFILDVRLAAICLFIVPTLAVWIFFYGRVAKRYNRIIRSTLSEMNGRINESIQGMAVIRAFRKEKVMEREFEAFNNRSYNYKNKLLSLNAMTGHNLVNVMRNIAYVSLIWYFGGSSITGPGAVVSLGVLYAFVDYLNRLFQPIANIVNQLANLETALVSAERVFVLLDEEGEDVSEARIDRYKGNVKFEDVWFAYKEGENVLKGISFEARQGQTVALIGHTGSGKSSVINLLFRFYDVDRGRVTIDGLDIRTMPRQTMRAHMGIVLQDPFLFTGTIASNISMDDPSIAREQVEQALKDVGADRMLAHLPNGIDEPVIEKGSTLSAGQRQLISFARALVFNPAILILDEATSNIDTETEALIQDALEVVKKGRTTFVIAHRLSTIKNADLILVLDRGVIAERGNHESLMRSRGKYYQMYQLQQGDNTGTKHQVAAERAFTL; from the coding sequence ATGCAAGTAAAGGCACAGCTCATATTGGCGCTTCTTATGCTGACGGTTGCCGTCGGTACTGAGCTGGCGGGTCCGCTCGTGGCGAAGCAGCTGATCGACGTCCATATTACGGGCATCGAGCAGCCGTGGTACGCCGCGCAGCCGGAAGGCCGCTACGCCGTATCATACGAGGCAGGCGTATATAAACGCGCCGATCATTTCGCGGTGGGAGAAGGCCGCGGAAAAGAAGTGCGGGTGCTGCAGGTCGGCCGAGACTACTACTTCATCCCGTCCGCAATTGCATTTGACGGCAGCCGAACAGCGCTCGGGGATGGCAAGATCGAGATTTCCAGGGGCGAGGAATCGGTGACGTATAATGCCAGTAAGCTCAATACCGCGCAGCTTTACCGGTTTTTCCAGCCGGAACTTGGCGGTCTCCTGCAGCTATGCTGGTACTACCTGGGACTGCTGATGCTGTCCGCCGGGTTTTCATACGGACAGCGGTATTTGCTGCAGGGATCGGCGAACCGGATAATCCGGAATATGCGCAAAGACGTGTTCGGACATATCAACAGGCTGCCGGTCCGTTATTTTGACAATCTACCGGCGGGTAAAATCGTTTCCCGGATCACGAACGATACGGAGGCGATCCGCGAGCTGTACGTGACGGTGCTTGCGAACTTTTTTACGGGAACGGTATATATGACCGGTATTTTCGCCGCGTTGTTCATACTCGATGTACGGCTGGCCGCGATCTGTCTGTTCATCGTACCGACGCTTGCCGTATGGATTTTCTTCTATGGCCGGGTCGCCAAACGGTATAACCGGATCATCCGCTCGACGCTGAGCGAGATGAACGGGCGAATTAACGAGTCGATTCAAGGTATGGCGGTAATTCGGGCATTCCGCAAAGAGAAGGTAATGGAGCGCGAGTTCGAAGCATTCAACAACCGGAGCTACAACTATAAGAACAAGCTGCTCAGCCTTAACGCAATGACCGGCCACAACTTGGTGAACGTGATGAGGAATATCGCTTACGTGTCGCTTATCTGGTATTTTGGAGGGAGTTCGATTACAGGTCCCGGTGCGGTCGTGTCGCTTGGCGTCCTCTATGCCTTCGTCGATTATTTGAACCGGCTGTTCCAGCCAATCGCCAATATCGTCAATCAGCTGGCGAATCTGGAGACAGCACTTGTGTCGGCGGAACGGGTCTTCGTCCTGCTGGATGAGGAGGGCGAGGATGTTTCAGAGGCCCGAATAGACCGGTACAAAGGAAATGTGAAATTCGAAGACGTATGGTTCGCCTATAAAGAAGGCGAGAACGTGCTTAAGGGCATCTCCTTCGAAGCCCGGCAGGGCCAGACGGTAGCGCTAATCGGGCATACCGGCTCCGGTAAGAGCTCCGTGATCAACCTGCTCTTTCGCTTCTATGACGTGGACCGCGGCCGCGTAACGATCGACGGCCTCGATATCCGCACAATGCCGCGCCAGACGATGCGCGCTCACATGGGTATCGTTCTGCAGGATCCGTTCCTGTTCACGGGAACAATTGCTTCCAATATCTCAATGGACGATCCTTCGATTGCCCGTGAGCAGGTGGAACAAGCTCTCAAAGACGTCGGAGCCGACCGGATGCTGGCGCATTTGCCTAACGGCATCGACGAGCCGGTCATCGAGAAGGGAAGTACCCTCTCGGCTGGCCAGCGGCAGTTGATTTCTTTCGCCCGCGCTCTGGTTTTCAATCCGGCCATACTGATTCTGGACGAAGCAACCTCGAACATCGATACCGAGACCGAGGCGTTGATCCAGGATGCGCTTGAGGTGGTAAAAAAGGGACGGACAACGTTCGTTATCGCGCACAGGCTGTCCACGATCAAGAACGCAGATCTTATCCTCGTACTCGATCGCGGAGTAATCGCCGAACGCGGCAATCACGAGTCATTAATGCGAAGCAGGGGTAAATATTATCAAATGTACCAGCTGCAGCAGGGGGACAATACCGGCACAAAGCACCAGGTCGCAGCTGAAAGAGCCTTTACCCTGTAA
- a CDS encoding IucA/IucC family C-terminal-domain containing protein — protein MVPFDLSLLRERHNITFEAAEDNQETAAFALDTEEQIELLLNRFGEGLNTSDKRVIGSLFVKRYSTLIAGALYLWTHRLIGLEMSLKRVRISMKGIGLSFHIPDQAQFEPLYAASEMQRKNDLYIGHLLSDNVSPLFSITAQTTGIRETNLWSHFSYLLAYWRKEWIREAETCELGSRVENVYRVMTEQFNPYWFPGQTVNPIVSRFRNVADPLHEGQSIMLRDKCCLNYRLPGEDRYCYTCPLITDEKRLDKYMAVHAKEHIPVLGKL, from the coding sequence ATGGTTCCATTCGATTTATCTTTATTGAGAGAGCGGCATAATATCACCTTCGAGGCTGCTGAGGACAATCAGGAAACGGCAGCGTTCGCACTTGATACTGAAGAACAAATCGAGCTTTTGCTTAACCGTTTCGGCGAAGGGTTAAACACCTCGGATAAAAGGGTCATCGGCTCCCTTTTTGTCAAACGCTACAGCACATTAATCGCCGGGGCGCTTTATTTATGGACACACCGCCTAATCGGGTTGGAAATGTCTCTGAAGAGAGTGCGGATTTCCATGAAAGGCATAGGCCTCAGCTTTCATATTCCGGATCAGGCTCAGTTTGAACCATTATACGCCGCCTCTGAGATGCAGCGGAAGAATGATTTGTATATCGGACATTTGCTTTCGGATAACGTCAGTCCCTTGTTTTCAATAACGGCCCAAACTACCGGAATCCGGGAGACCAATCTCTGGTCGCACTTCTCCTATTTGCTGGCGTATTGGAGGAAGGAGTGGATCCGGGAGGCAGAAACCTGTGAACTCGGCAGCAGGGTTGAGAACGTTTACCGTGTAATGACAGAGCAGTTTAATCCGTATTGGTTTCCTGGCCAAACGGTTAACCCGATCGTCAGCCGATTCCGAAATGTGGCTGATCCTCTGCATGAGGGACAGAGTATCATGCTCCGTGATAAATGCTGTTTAAATTATCGTTTGCCTGGTGAAGACCGGTACTGCTACACATGTCCTCTAATAACAGATGAGAAACGGTTAGACAAATATATGGCCGTCCATGCAAAAGAACATATTCCGGTGCTTGGGAAGCTGTAA
- a CDS encoding dienelactone hydrolase family protein, protein MWTGDTYLERLYDQAAGQREFEAAGETPEQRKNRLKRSLRDSLGEFERELDFSPEVLERVQCDGYIRERVELSAIPGLTFGAYVLIPDGMTGKLPGVIAVHGHGYGSRQICGMLEDGTPDTGKPGIYNHFAVQLVRKGMVVIAPDVIGFGERRMQADLAKDPDAPSSCYRMSTQLLMLGKTLTGLRVTEMLKTLDYFSTREEIDPERIGIVGFSGGSLISYVTAALDERIGAAVLIGFPNTFKDSIIAIQHCICNYTPGILMQAELPELMGLIAPRPLFLESGDEDPIFPAAGFSKAVRELQAIYGSEEAEERFACDLFHGVHEVSGQKSFDWLKLNLS, encoded by the coding sequence ATGTGGACGGGAGATACTTATTTGGAGCGCTTGTACGATCAGGCGGCTGGACAACGGGAATTCGAAGCTGCGGGGGAAACGCCGGAGCAGAGGAAAAACCGGTTGAAGAGATCGCTGCGGGACTCTCTTGGCGAATTTGAACGTGAACTTGATTTCAGTCCGGAAGTGCTCGAAAGAGTGCAATGCGACGGTTACATACGCGAGAGAGTGGAGCTCTCGGCCATACCGGGACTTACGTTCGGCGCTTATGTACTGATACCGGACGGTATGACGGGTAAGCTTCCCGGCGTAATCGCGGTGCATGGGCATGGCTATGGCAGCCGGCAAATTTGCGGCATGCTTGAGGACGGAACTCCCGATACGGGCAAGCCCGGTATATATAACCACTTTGCGGTGCAGCTCGTCAGGAAAGGGATGGTTGTCATTGCGCCGGATGTGATCGGCTTCGGCGAACGCCGCATGCAGGCCGATTTGGCGAAAGATCCGGACGCGCCGAGCTCCTGCTACCGGATGTCGACACAGCTGCTGATGCTCGGTAAGACGCTTACCGGGCTTCGCGTGACGGAAATGCTGAAGACTCTCGATTATTTCAGTACTCGTGAAGAGATAGATCCCGAGAGGATCGGAATTGTCGGCTTCTCCGGCGGCTCGCTCATCTCTTATGTTACTGCGGCGCTGGATGAGCGCATAGGTGCTGCAGTACTGATCGGCTTCCCGAACACTTTCAAAGACAGTATAATCGCTATCCAACACTGTATATGCAATTATACGCCAGGCATACTGATGCAGGCGGAGCTGCCTGAACTGATGGGGCTGATTGCGCCGCGTCCGTTGTTTCTGGAGTCCGGCGACGAGGATCCAATATTTCCGGCAGCCGGCTTTAGTAAAGCCGTCCGGGAGCTGCAGGCGATTTACGGCAGTGAAGAGGCGGAAGAACGGTTCGCCTGCGACCTCTTCCACGGAGTGCACGAGGTAAGCGGGCAAAAATCATTCGATTGGCTGAAACTGAATTTATCCTAA
- a CDS encoding aspartate aminotransferase family protein, giving the protein MKVQEGEDTASLLAKANATILFTAARPEIVMERGEGMYLWDTEGKRYLDFVGGWAVTCLGHSPAVIKEALERQAAILVNSSPSFYNKPMIEFAELLTELSGFDRVFFASSGAEANESAIKLARKHGAKNLGGACEIITTVNGFHGRTLAMMSATGKKHWESLFAPKLPGFKHVPFNDFDSCLAAIDRNTCAIMLELIQGEGGVHPADEEYLYRLRKTCDDYGILLIFDEIQTGLGRTGKLFAYEHYGIQADVMTLGKGIGGGFPLSAMLTKERYNIFDAGDQGGTYTGQQLAMAVGYAVVNEIVNLELPRRAERQGKYILEGLRELAEKYNIQHIRGRGLLIAFDLPEPVGAKFAAECLKEGLLVNSPNATTIRLMPPLIVSEEEIDAMFLLLCTVFDRMLVSSDSY; this is encoded by the coding sequence ATGAAGGTCCAAGAGGGAGAGGACACGGCTTCATTATTGGCTAAGGCAAATGCAACGATTTTGTTTACTGCGGCCCGGCCTGAGATTGTAATGGAGCGCGGGGAAGGCATGTACCTGTGGGATACGGAGGGAAAGAGGTACCTGGATTTTGTCGGAGGATGGGCCGTAACGTGCCTGGGACATTCGCCCGCTGTGATTAAAGAAGCTTTGGAGCGGCAGGCCGCCATTCTGGTGAATTCAAGTCCGTCGTTCTACAATAAGCCGATGATCGAGTTTGCTGAACTGTTGACCGAACTTTCGGGCTTTGACAGGGTATTCTTCGCCAGCAGCGGAGCGGAAGCCAATGAGAGCGCGATCAAGCTGGCCAGAAAGCACGGCGCGAAAAACCTGGGCGGCGCTTGTGAAATTATTACAACCGTGAACGGTTTCCACGGTCGTACGCTTGCAATGATGTCCGCAACGGGGAAGAAGCATTGGGAAAGCCTGTTCGCGCCGAAGCTGCCGGGCTTTAAGCATGTTCCTTTCAACGATTTCGATTCTTGTTTGGCTGCAATAGATCGAAATACTTGTGCAATTATGTTAGAGTTAATTCAAGGAGAGGGCGGCGTTCACCCGGCAGATGAAGAGTATTTGTACAGGCTGCGCAAAACATGCGACGATTACGGCATCTTGCTGATCTTTGACGAGATTCAAACGGGACTTGGAAGAACCGGAAAGCTGTTTGCTTATGAACATTACGGTATTCAAGCTGATGTCATGACTCTTGGGAAAGGAATTGGGGGTGGTTTTCCGCTTTCGGCCATGTTAACGAAAGAGCGCTATAACATCTTCGATGCAGGGGATCAAGGGGGAACCTACACCGGCCAACAATTGGCGATGGCTGTGGGATATGCTGTTGTTAATGAAATTGTGAACCTTGAGCTTCCCCGCCGTGCAGAACGACAGGGCAAATACATTCTTGAAGGACTACGCGAACTCGCGGAGAAATATAACATACAGCACATACGCGGCAGGGGGCTGCTCATTGCATTCGATCTCCCCGAACCGGTCGGCGCCAAATTCGCTGCCGAATGTCTGAAGGAAGGCTTGCTGGTGAACTCTCCGAATGCGACAACCATCCGATTAATGCCGCCTTTGATTGTATCAGAGGAAGAAATCGACGCCATGTTCCTGCTGTTATGCACCGTATTTGACAGAATGCTTGTCTCATCAGATTCATATTAA
- a CDS encoding ABC transporter substrate-binding protein, whose amino-acid sequence MNIKKTLARFLVLAAVFAFLLSGCSFSNNTDHAAVEEDQQKQFSFSIVYAGGDVAHKQAVSTMIAAFERSHPNITITEINSGSGTYLEYLKTKDAVGEFPDLVEMRDTQMFADAGLIAELPEDLTMLFRSIPTVNGKVYNAPLELPAPQGIIYNKEIFRQAGISREPRTYREFLEDCAKIKRLGITPIVVGGKDIWHMGFWVNKFLMDNVYADNPDWNAQRTAGQVSWTDAGPMKAMKQLSELWKNGDVDPKFITIADNQTASYLAYGKAAMLYSGPWMFRQILEIDAGFELGFFALPDNEGNIVVNGLPSPAGWSISSDAAADPDKLKVIKQFLYFFFNEEQYPNYLSVVGGIPSTSAYISYKTTQPMRKVLAIMNDPKTKKSLMMSSFWGKNDLPPDFRNWFYKLVQDMLSGSYTVEEAMKMADREWDRQEAALPK is encoded by the coding sequence GTGAACATAAAGAAGACATTGGCAAGGTTTCTGGTGCTTGCCGCAGTGTTCGCGTTCTTGTTATCCGGATGCAGTTTCTCCAATAACACCGACCATGCAGCCGTGGAAGAGGATCAGCAGAAGCAGTTTTCCTTTTCGATCGTCTACGCAGGCGGCGATGTCGCTCATAAACAAGCGGTGTCGACTATGATCGCCGCCTTCGAGCGGTCGCATCCCAATATCACGATAACCGAAATAAATTCCGGGAGCGGAACGTATCTGGAGTACTTGAAAACGAAAGATGCCGTTGGCGAGTTTCCGGACCTTGTTGAGATGCGCGATACGCAAATGTTTGCGGATGCCGGGCTGATCGCCGAGCTGCCTGAAGACTTGACCATGCTTTTCCGCAGCATTCCGACGGTTAACGGCAAGGTGTACAATGCTCCGTTAGAGCTGCCCGCGCCGCAGGGGATCATTTACAACAAGGAGATTTTTCGGCAGGCCGGCATTAGCAGGGAACCGCGAACGTATCGGGAGTTTCTGGAGGATTGCGCCAAGATCAAACGGCTGGGCATCACCCCGATCGTCGTCGGAGGCAAGGATATCTGGCATATGGGCTTCTGGGTCAACAAATTTCTGATGGATAATGTATACGCCGATAATCCGGACTGGAATGCGCAGCGCACAGCCGGTCAAGTAAGCTGGACCGATGCGGGGCCGATGAAAGCGATGAAGCAGCTGTCTGAATTATGGAAGAACGGGGATGTTGACCCGAAATTTATCACTATTGCCGACAACCAGACAGCTTCGTACCTTGCATACGGTAAAGCGGCGATGCTTTACTCCGGCCCATGGATGTTCCGGCAAATACTTGAGATCGATGCCGGCTTCGAGCTCGGATTTTTCGCGCTTCCCGATAACGAAGGGAATATCGTTGTAAACGGGCTGCCGTCTCCGGCAGGATGGTCGATCTCAAGCGATGCGGCTGCCGATCCGGACAAGCTCAAGGTGATAAAGCAGTTTCTGTATTTCTTCTTTAACGAGGAACAATATCCGAATTATCTGTCGGTTGTCGGCGGTATTCCTTCCACTTCAGCATACATCAGCTACAAGACGACCCAGCCGATGCGCAAGGTACTCGCCATCATGAATGACCCGAAAACGAAAAAATCGTTGATGATGAGTAGTTTCTGGGGAAAGAATGACCTCCCCCCGGATTTCCGCAATTGGTTCTATAAATTGGTGCAGGATATGCTCAGCGGCAGCTATACCGTGGAAGAAGCGATGAAAATGGCGGACCGGGAGTGGGATAGACAAGAGGCGGCGCTTCCCAAATGA
- a CDS encoding LuxR C-terminal-related transcriptional regulator: MTKIKLTIDSNVKDETGRAKLADLHLAVIEQVMRLGICENVKVTLECGGALVDSNPEEGSLPAQAAAPKGALSDRQQQIAAMLCEHYSIKRIASELYVSENTVKKHIQNMKKALEIDKSGADFTYVLKQMLKRGGI; this comes from the coding sequence GTGACAAAGATAAAATTAACGATAGACTCTAACGTGAAGGATGAGACGGGGCGCGCGAAGCTGGCCGATCTCCATCTCGCGGTAATCGAGCAGGTAATGCGCCTGGGTATTTGTGAAAATGTAAAAGTGACTCTGGAATGTGGAGGCGCCCTGGTGGACAGCAACCCGGAGGAGGGTTCGCTGCCCGCGCAAGCGGCGGCGCCCAAGGGGGCGCTGAGCGACCGCCAGCAGCAAATTGCAGCCATGCTTTGCGAGCATTATTCTATAAAGCGGATTGCTTCCGAGCTGTACGTTTCGGAAAACACCGTCAAAAAACATATTCAGAACATGAAGAAGGCGCTTGAGATTGATAAATCGGGTGCCGATTTTACGTATGTTTTAAAGCAAATGCTGAAACGGGGGGGAATATGA